From a region of the Aeoliella mucimassa genome:
- a CDS encoding REP-associated tyrosine transposase, with protein MARTRYKIHDTAYPHFLTCTVVDWLPVFTRTEAVQVILDSWAYLQSNNRMTLFAFVVLENHLHFIASSDQLAKELGDFKSYTARRLIDLLKGAHAKTLLKQLAFGKQAHKNDRQYQLWQEGSKPKQITSDEMMLQKIEYIHSNPVKRGYVDDPVHWRYSSARNYAGMPGVLEVTREW; from the coding sequence GTGGCAAGAACTCGCTACAAGATACACGATACTGCATATCCGCACTTTCTCACATGCACCGTTGTGGATTGGCTCCCCGTGTTCACTCGCACCGAAGCGGTTCAGGTGATTTTAGATTCCTGGGCCTACTTGCAATCCAATAACCGGATGACTCTTTTTGCTTTTGTCGTGCTTGAGAATCATTTACATTTCATTGCTTCGAGCGATCAATTGGCCAAGGAACTGGGAGACTTCAAGTCGTACACGGCTAGAAGGTTAATCGACCTTTTGAAGGGGGCCCACGCCAAAACACTCTTGAAGCAACTCGCATTCGGCAAACAGGCTCACAAGAATGACCGCCAGTATCAGCTGTGGCAGGAAGGGAGTAAGCCGAAACAGATTACGAGCGACGAAATGATGCTGCAGAAGATCGAGTACATTCACAGCAATCCTGTGAAACGCGGCTACGTCGACGACCCGGTCCACTGGCGCTACTCGAGTGCCCGGAACTATGCGGGGATGCCTGGAGTGCTGGAGGTAACCAGGGAGTGGTAG
- a CDS encoding NAD-dependent epimerase/dehydratase family protein, which produces MRYLVTGPGGFLGRYIVEQLLARGDSVRGFARGEYPELSALGVEMHRGDLGNLADVTKACEGIDCVIHVASKVGVWGRWFDYFRSNIHGTMNVLAACKQQGIERLVFTSSPSVAFAGRDQQGVDESTPYPVRWLSHYPHSKAIAEEMVLTANGEAVAGDRVLRTCALRPHLVWGPRDHHLTARLIERARTGQLRRVGKGTNLVDCIYVENAAEAHLQAADALALPDSPVAGKAYFLSQGEPVNCWDWVDEILALADLPPVEKSVSRRAAYWVGAAMEFGYWATRQFEREPRMMRFLALQLSTHHWYDISAARQDFGYDPTVSTSEGMQRLGDWIQSSDACGMPQPN; this is translated from the coding sequence ATGCGTTACCTCGTCACCGGCCCTGGCGGTTTCCTCGGGCGGTACATCGTCGAACAGCTACTCGCCCGGGGCGACTCGGTGCGGGGATTCGCGCGCGGCGAGTATCCCGAGCTATCCGCGCTCGGCGTCGAGATGCACCGCGGCGATCTGGGCAACCTGGCCGACGTGACCAAGGCCTGCGAGGGCATCGATTGCGTGATTCACGTTGCCAGCAAGGTGGGCGTTTGGGGCCGATGGTTCGACTATTTCCGGTCGAATATTCATGGCACCATGAACGTGCTCGCTGCCTGCAAGCAGCAAGGCATCGAGCGACTGGTGTTCACCAGTAGTCCCAGTGTGGCCTTCGCGGGCCGCGATCAGCAGGGAGTCGACGAGTCGACCCCGTATCCAGTCCGCTGGTTGTCGCACTATCCCCATTCCAAGGCCATTGCCGAAGAGATGGTGCTCACCGCCAATGGCGAAGCGGTCGCTGGCGACAGAGTGCTACGCACGTGTGCTTTGCGTCCTCACCTGGTGTGGGGCCCTCGCGATCACCACCTTACTGCCAGACTCATCGAGCGGGCTCGCACCGGGCAGCTTCGGCGGGTGGGAAAAGGAACGAACCTGGTCGACTGTATTTATGTCGAGAATGCAGCGGAGGCCCACCTGCAAGCGGCCGACGCCCTGGCGCTGCCCGATAGCCCGGTTGCCGGCAAGGCTTACTTTTTGAGTCAGGGCGAGCCGGTGAATTGCTGGGACTGGGTGGACGAGATCCTGGCCCTGGCCGATTTGCCGCCGGTTGAGAAGAGTGTTTCGCGACGAGCCGCTTACTGGGTGGGAGCGGCCATGGAGTTCGGTTACTGGGCGACCCGGCAGTTCGAGCGGGAACCCCGCATGATGCGATTCCTGGCTCTGCAGCTTTCGACCCACCATTGGTACGATATTTCGGCTGCTCGACAGGATTTTGGCTACGATCCGACCGTGTCGACCTCCGAAGGCATGCAGCGGCTCGGCGACTGGATTCAGTCGAGCGATGCTTGCGGCATGCCACAGCCGAATTAG
- the aspS gene encoding aspartate--tRNA ligase produces the protein MLRTHTCGELRASDASQEVTLCGWVDSYRDHGGGLFVDLRDRYGITQVAFSPPDTPEDLIEQSKTLRAEYVIQVTGTVASRPDGQHNPRLATGDIELRATGLQLLNKAKTPPVSPSEKVTELPGEDLRLKHRYLDLRRPVMQRTMLLRDLITKRMRDYFEENHFVDIETPILGRSTPEGARDYLVPSRVHNGSFYALPQSPQLYKQILMIAGYDRYVQIARCFRDEDLRADRQPEFTQVDLEMSFVDGDDVIGMIDGLMQKLAKDVLDLDIQLPLPRMTYDEAMKRFGHDAPDLRFGMEIADCTDLAAESDFGVFKSVVEGGGFVRAINAKKGTDTYSRRGIDGLTEFVKGYGAKGLAWFRCEDDGKLGSTIAKFFSEELLAKFAERLDAEPGDLILFSAADWLSTCKVLHALRTKVGAEMKLYDPNAMHFSWVVEFPMFEYDDEEQRWNAMHHPFTAPLDEHVELLDSDPEKCRAKAYDLVINGYEAGGGTIRIHDAATQSKVFGLLGIDEATAKDRFGFLLEALAFGAPPHGGLALGLDRVVMLFAKLDNIRDVIAFPKTQKATDLMTEAPGSVDNKQLKELGVKLDL, from the coding sequence ATGCTACGTACTCATACCTGCGGCGAACTCCGTGCCTCTGACGCTTCGCAAGAAGTCACCCTCTGTGGTTGGGTGGATAGCTATCGCGACCACGGCGGCGGTCTGTTTGTTGACCTTCGCGACCGGTACGGCATCACTCAGGTGGCCTTCAGCCCACCCGACACGCCCGAGGATCTCATTGAGCAAAGCAAGACGCTGCGTGCGGAGTACGTGATTCAAGTCACCGGCACCGTGGCCTCGCGCCCCGACGGACAACACAACCCTCGCCTGGCGACAGGCGACATCGAACTGCGGGCCACTGGGCTGCAGTTGCTGAACAAGGCGAAGACCCCGCCAGTTAGCCCGTCGGAGAAGGTCACCGAGCTACCGGGCGAAGACCTGCGACTGAAGCATCGCTACCTCGATTTGCGCCGTCCGGTGATGCAGCGCACCATGCTGCTCCGCGACTTGATAACCAAGCGGATGCGCGACTACTTCGAAGAGAACCACTTTGTCGATATCGAAACCCCCATCCTCGGGCGGAGCACGCCGGAAGGGGCCCGCGACTACCTGGTGCCGAGCCGGGTGCACAATGGCAGCTTCTACGCACTGCCTCAGTCGCCGCAGTTGTACAAGCAGATTTTGATGATCGCAGGTTACGATCGCTACGTGCAGATCGCCCGCTGTTTCCGCGACGAAGACTTGCGAGCGGATCGTCAGCCGGAGTTCACGCAGGTCGACCTCGAGATGAGCTTCGTCGACGGCGACGACGTGATCGGCATGATCGATGGCCTGATGCAAAAGCTGGCGAAAGATGTGCTGGACCTCGACATCCAGCTTCCGCTACCACGGATGACGTATGACGAAGCCATGAAGCGTTTTGGTCACGACGCTCCCGACTTGCGGTTCGGTATGGAGATCGCCGACTGCACCGACCTGGCTGCCGAGAGCGATTTCGGTGTGTTCAAGTCGGTGGTCGAAGGTGGCGGGTTCGTACGTGCGATCAACGCCAAGAAGGGAACCGACACGTATAGCCGTCGTGGCATCGATGGACTTACGGAGTTCGTCAAAGGCTACGGAGCCAAGGGCCTCGCCTGGTTCCGCTGCGAAGACGATGGCAAGCTCGGTTCCACGATTGCCAAGTTCTTTAGCGAAGAGCTGCTGGCGAAGTTCGCCGAACGACTCGACGCCGAGCCTGGCGACCTGATTCTGTTCTCTGCTGCCGACTGGCTTAGCACCTGTAAGGTGTTGCACGCCCTGCGCACGAAGGTCGGCGCCGAGATGAAACTGTACGACCCCAACGCGATGCACTTCAGCTGGGTGGTCGAATTCCCCATGTTCGAGTACGACGACGAAGAGCAGCGGTGGAACGCGATGCACCACCCGTTCACCGCACCGCTCGATGAGCACGTGGAGTTGCTCGATAGCGACCCCGAGAAGTGCCGCGCTAAGGCGTACGACTTGGTGATCAATGGCTACGAAGCCGGCGGCGGTACCATTCGTATTCACGACGCGGCGACGCAGAGCAAGGTGTTCGGCCTGCTCGGCATCGACGAAGCGACTGCCAAGGACCGCTTTGGCTTCCTGCTCGAAGCACTCGCCTTCGGCGCCCCGCCGCACGGCGGTCTGGCCCTCGGCCTCGACCGGGTGGTGATGTTGTTCGCGAAGCTCGACAACATCCGCGACGTGATCGCCTTCCCCAAAACGCAGAAGGCAACCGATCTGATGACCGAGGCCCCTGGTTCGGTCGACAACAAGCAGCTCAAGGAGCTGGGCGTGAAGCTCGACCTGTAG
- a CDS encoding hemin uptake protein HemP — MYNQIERSGAVGTVERTRGACEANSSEGAVILQSRELLKGRREVWIEHLGEMYRLRTTSRGRLYLTK, encoded by the coding sequence ATGTACAATCAGATTGAACGGAGCGGGGCAGTCGGCACGGTCGAAAGAACTCGAGGAGCCTGCGAGGCGAACTCTTCGGAGGGAGCCGTGATTTTGCAGTCTCGCGAGTTGCTCAAAGGTCGTCGGGAAGTTTGGATTGAACATCTGGGCGAAATGTATCGATTGCGAACCACGTCGCGCGGAAGGTTATACCTGACTAAATAG
- a CDS encoding energy transducer TonB, translating into MLTLIAENSTVEAPPAYEAPLSSPLSDTSSDEIDLPQFESQPHASQANQTQWSAAWCASVCLHLLALAAVWVAFPASRVERVTLSGERFVLAAQFTEQLPTPELEAPMVEVEIEPDLLVEPTELVTDPEPIPEWEIELPAEAVVSPAEPPATPTPPGAVVESSTPTPASVSSEPASVGLDDQVPAKLLTSAVPQYPQEAAQSGWSGRVTLRLHIAADGSVSLVDVVDSSGHELLDKSAIDAVQQWTFHPAQRDGEPVESTAILPVSFLPK; encoded by the coding sequence TTGCTGACGCTCATTGCCGAAAACTCGACCGTCGAGGCGCCCCCTGCTTACGAAGCCCCGCTCTCTTCTCCTCTTTCGGACACGTCGTCCGACGAGATTGATCTACCGCAGTTCGAGAGCCAACCGCACGCCTCGCAAGCGAATCAAACTCAGTGGTCTGCCGCCTGGTGTGCTTCTGTTTGCTTGCATCTACTCGCGTTGGCTGCTGTTTGGGTGGCGTTTCCTGCGAGTCGAGTAGAGCGGGTAACGCTGTCGGGCGAACGGTTTGTGCTGGCTGCCCAATTCACGGAGCAACTGCCAACGCCGGAGCTCGAAGCCCCGATGGTCGAAGTGGAGATTGAACCCGATCTGCTCGTCGAACCAACCGAACTGGTGACCGATCCGGAGCCAATTCCCGAGTGGGAAATCGAGCTGCCCGCCGAAGCAGTGGTCAGTCCGGCAGAACCTCCTGCTACTCCAACCCCGCCGGGCGCCGTGGTCGAGTCGTCGACCCCCACCCCGGCGAGCGTCAGCTCCGAGCCCGCAAGCGTGGGACTCGACGATCAGGTGCCTGCCAAGCTGCTGACCTCAGCTGTACCGCAGTACCCACAGGAAGCGGCTCAGAGTGGTTGGTCGGGCCGCGTGACGCTGAGGCTGCATATCGCCGCCGACGGCTCGGTGAGCCTCGTAGATGTAGTCGACAGCAGCGGTCATGAACTGCTCGACAAGTCGGCGATCGACGCAGTGCAGCAATGGACCTTCCACCCCGCGCAGCGCGATGGTGAACCGGTGGAATCGACGGCCATTCTGCCGGTTAGCTTCCTGCCCAAATAG
- a CDS encoding TonB-dependent receptor plug domain-containing protein, with translation MAQDDLAPTQEPTLPEVQVQPPVDDAASSEAAESHQATAPLAEPFSANNPPNTLLGTERSYPNLSQLEFGQPGLFNENTGILRGGGNLFDSSAAGTIVTREILAEKQATDMFHALQNEVGVMMQRTAAGQSSPFIRGLTGQQVLILVDGVRLNNSVTRFGPNQYFNTIDPGMVDHLEVVRGAGSVLWGADAIGGVINVVSRSPDSQYGMCCGDYSTGEFHQYYNTADSSSYSRMNVEGWGGSMGVFAGGSYYNVNDLDTGFDFGRQPGTDYDQYAGDVKMNYLLDRNSMLTVSLQHFEQERLPRSDRFPGYPGDLNNSNTLSGARFFDPQQRDLAYVRYQAVNPNAWSDALTVTTSYHRQRDVQTRGVPTTRYQETDVESVGINAVSTKELAEGFGKLTAGFDWYHDDVDSPYGGAATGPIVPDDAFYERFGVFLNWGFALTDRLDVETGVRYELADLAGTPVVEVAGTPTPMFINPNFQDWVAHVGLVYEVDRDIHLVGNISEGFRPPNLDDLMANNPNVLQAGFDLPSLDLTPEHSVTYEIGMKTDHEKLRTQTFVYWTQIDDNIVPITAGANQFTKDNQDSSIQGVEFDGEYLLDRQWSLYGNYWYTYGENKETGAPLSRIPPQQGILGLRWRDRELRSYVTTYVWMADKQDRLDPVRDLSDERIPPGGTPGYATLNVRMGRSYGRHNQHRLSLSLENLTDKDYLVHGSGVYGTGFTARFGYSWVR, from the coding sequence TTGGCCCAGGACGACCTGGCTCCGACGCAGGAGCCCACCTTGCCCGAAGTGCAGGTGCAACCACCTGTGGACGATGCTGCGTCGTCGGAAGCTGCAGAGAGCCATCAGGCTACAGCTCCCCTGGCCGAGCCATTCTCGGCAAACAATCCGCCGAACACCTTGCTCGGCACCGAGCGGAGCTACCCCAACCTGAGCCAGCTTGAGTTTGGCCAGCCAGGGTTGTTCAACGAGAACACCGGCATCCTGCGTGGCGGGGGGAACCTGTTCGACTCCTCCGCGGCCGGCACCATCGTGACTCGCGAGATCCTGGCCGAGAAGCAGGCGACCGACATGTTCCACGCCTTGCAGAACGAAGTGGGAGTAATGATGCAGCGGACCGCTGCTGGGCAGTCGTCGCCATTCATTCGTGGTCTTACCGGGCAGCAGGTCCTTATCCTGGTCGACGGGGTGCGGCTCAACAACTCGGTTACTCGCTTTGGCCCGAACCAGTACTTCAACACCATCGATCCAGGCATGGTCGATCACCTGGAAGTGGTTCGCGGGGCAGGCTCCGTGCTGTGGGGAGCCGATGCCATCGGCGGCGTCATCAACGTGGTCAGTCGCAGCCCCGATAGCCAGTACGGAATGTGCTGCGGCGACTATTCGACCGGAGAGTTTCACCAGTACTACAACACGGCCGATTCGTCGAGCTACAGCCGGATGAACGTGGAAGGTTGGGGCGGCTCGATGGGCGTGTTCGCGGGAGGTAGCTACTACAACGTGAACGATCTGGACACCGGTTTCGATTTCGGCCGCCAGCCGGGCACCGACTACGACCAGTACGCTGGCGATGTGAAGATGAACTACTTGCTCGATCGCAACTCGATGCTCACCGTATCGTTGCAACACTTCGAGCAAGAACGATTGCCGCGGAGCGATCGGTTCCCTGGGTACCCGGGCGACCTGAACAACAGCAACACGCTGAGTGGAGCCCGGTTCTTCGATCCCCAGCAACGCGACTTGGCATACGTACGCTACCAGGCGGTGAATCCTAACGCATGGAGCGACGCCCTGACGGTCACCACTTCGTACCATCGCCAGCGCGACGTTCAAACCCGTGGTGTTCCAACCACCCGCTATCAGGAGACCGATGTCGAATCGGTAGGTATCAACGCGGTTTCGACCAAGGAACTGGCTGAAGGCTTTGGTAAGCTGACGGCTGGCTTCGATTGGTACCACGACGATGTCGATTCGCCGTACGGCGGGGCGGCTACGGGGCCGATTGTGCCGGACGATGCCTTCTACGAACGGTTCGGCGTGTTCCTCAATTGGGGATTTGCTCTCACCGATCGTCTCGACGTCGAAACCGGCGTTCGGTACGAACTGGCCGATCTGGCTGGCACGCCAGTCGTCGAAGTGGCTGGCACTCCCACGCCGATGTTCATCAATCCGAACTTCCAGGACTGGGTTGCTCATGTGGGCTTGGTGTACGAGGTCGACCGCGATATTCACCTGGTTGGCAACATTAGCGAAGGCTTCCGCCCGCCGAACTTGGACGACCTGATGGCCAATAACCCGAACGTGTTGCAGGCGGGATTCGACTTGCCGAGCCTCGACCTGACTCCCGAGCACTCGGTGACCTACGAAATCGGTATGAAGACCGACCACGAGAAGCTTCGTACGCAGACGTTTGTCTATTGGACACAGATCGACGATAACATCGTGCCGATCACGGCCGGAGCGAACCAGTTTACCAAGGACAATCAAGACTCCTCGATTCAAGGCGTCGAGTTCGACGGAGAATACTTGCTCGATCGGCAGTGGAGTCTCTACGGCAACTACTGGTATACCTACGGCGAGAACAAGGAGACCGGCGCCCCGCTCAGTCGCATTCCACCGCAGCAGGGTATCCTGGGGCTTCGTTGGCGCGATCGCGAGTTGCGTAGCTACGTGACAACGTATGTTTGGATGGCCGATAAGCAAGATCGACTCGATCCGGTGCGGGATCTCAGCGACGAACGCATCCCCCCTGGCGGCACCCCTGGCTACGCTACGCTAAACGTGCGGATGGGGCGTTCTTACGGTCGCCACAACCAGCATCGGCTCAGCTTGAGTCTTGAGAACCTGACCGACAAAGATTATCTGGTGCATGGCTCCGGTGTGTATGGCACCGGGTTCACCGCACGGTTCGGATACAGTTGGGTCCGTTAG
- a CDS encoding glycoside hydrolase family 16 protein, whose product MPNHPPALLLSLIACQLLLCMNTGFADPPEGYELVWADEFDVDGPVNPENWTFEKGFVRNEELQWYQPENAFCKDGFLVIEGRRERRDNPSYDPNAGRGDWRRNRQFIEYTSSSLKTQGLQEWTYGLFEIRARIDARDGLWPAIWMLGVRGGWPRNGEIDIMEFYDNSILANTCWQHGRRRGQVWDTGKIPLSEFGEGWADEFHVWRMLWTEEEIRLSVDDRVLNTTDLAEVDRTKGDFAKPFRQPNYLLLNLAIGGKNGGDPSQTEFPGTYQVDYVRMYQKPANEETPSKSQ is encoded by the coding sequence ATGCCGAATCACCCCCCTGCCCTGCTGCTTAGCCTGATCGCCTGCCAGTTGCTGCTCTGCATGAACACGGGGTTTGCTGATCCGCCGGAGGGTTACGAGTTGGTGTGGGCCGACGAGTTCGACGTGGATGGCCCCGTGAACCCTGAAAACTGGACCTTCGAGAAGGGGTTTGTTCGCAACGAAGAATTGCAGTGGTACCAGCCCGAGAATGCTTTCTGCAAAGATGGCTTCCTGGTGATCGAAGGTCGTCGGGAGCGTCGCGACAACCCCAGCTACGATCCCAATGCCGGCCGGGGAGACTGGCGACGTAACCGCCAGTTCATCGAGTACACCTCGTCGAGCCTTAAGACTCAAGGGTTGCAGGAGTGGACCTACGGGCTGTTCGAGATCCGCGCCCGCATTGATGCCCGTGATGGTTTGTGGCCCGCCATTTGGATGCTTGGCGTCCGCGGCGGTTGGCCCCGCAACGGCGAGATCGACATCATGGAGTTCTACGACAACTCGATTCTTGCGAACACCTGCTGGCAGCATGGTCGCCGACGAGGGCAAGTATGGGACACTGGCAAGATACCGCTCAGTGAGTTCGGCGAAGGCTGGGCCGACGAGTTCCACGTATGGCGGATGCTGTGGACTGAAGAAGAGATCCGTTTATCGGTGGACGATCGTGTGCTAAACACCACCGACCTGGCGGAAGTTGATCGCACGAAAGGCGACTTTGCCAAGCCGTTCCGGCAACCGAATTACTTGCTGCTCAACCTGGCCATTGGTGGCAAGAACGGCGGCGATCCCAGCCAGACCGAGTTCCCTGGCACCTACCAGGTCGACTACGTTCGGATGTATCAAAAGCCAGCGAACGAAGAGACACCGTCGAAATCTCAATAG
- a CDS encoding ion transporter → MDQQNRDNPMSNPTLGPGPRTWQRRWYEVIFEHDTPAGRRFDVLLLIVIVVSVVAVSLESVKGMRESAVWGSLLTKLEWFITGLFTIELIARLACVNRPARYVFSFFGVVDIVSLLPSFLGIFLPGAQSLATIRTLRLLRVFRVLKLAHHVRESQGWLLAIRKTWPKITVFITVILCTIVVLGSIMYLIEAGADSGFDNIPVSIYWAIVTMTTVGYGDIAPVTPQGKAVASLVMLLGYAIIIVPTGLFSAEVMSQKSQQSARKCEGCNFQVTDPDAIYCSRCGNQL, encoded by the coding sequence ATGGATCAGCAAAATCGCGACAATCCGATGAGCAACCCCACGCTTGGCCCTGGCCCCAGGACTTGGCAGCGGCGATGGTACGAAGTGATCTTCGAGCACGATACGCCCGCGGGGCGAAGGTTCGACGTGTTGCTGTTGATCGTGATTGTGGTGAGCGTGGTCGCGGTAAGCCTGGAAAGCGTCAAGGGTATGCGCGAAAGCGCTGTCTGGGGAAGCCTGCTGACCAAGCTCGAGTGGTTCATTACCGGACTCTTTACGATCGAGTTGATTGCCCGACTGGCGTGCGTCAATCGACCCGCGCGGTACGTCTTTAGTTTCTTCGGCGTGGTCGACATCGTGTCGTTGCTACCAAGCTTCCTGGGCATCTTTCTACCCGGCGCCCAGTCGCTCGCGACGATTCGTACGCTGAGGCTTCTTCGCGTGTTTCGAGTGTTAAAGCTCGCCCACCACGTGCGCGAAAGCCAAGGTTGGTTGCTCGCAATTCGTAAAACCTGGCCAAAGATTACCGTGTTCATCACAGTGATCTTGTGCACGATCGTGGTACTGGGATCGATCATGTACTTGATCGAAGCGGGAGCTGATAGCGGCTTCGACAACATTCCAGTCAGTATCTATTGGGCGATCGTTACCATGACCACGGTTGGCTATGGCGATATCGCACCGGTTACCCCGCAAGGCAAAGCGGTCGCTTCGCTCGTGATGCTGCTGGGCTATGCAATTATCATCGTGCCGACCGGGCTGTTTAGTGCGGAGGTTATGAGTCAGAAGAGCCAGCAGTCGGCCAGAAAGTGCGAAGGCTGCAATTTCCAGGTGACCGACCCCGACGCGATCTACTGCAGTCGCTGCGGCAATCAGCTGTGA
- a CDS encoding PEP-CTERM sorting domain-containing protein: MHLYLRQLFPMLLVCVFATSTQAITVQLEFDTSSPFYTNSTARNSIQQAATDLGYWITSPLSQINEYSWERDSTTISSQQLSSTFNWRFSYTHPTQGSVNITDTLPSNTVKFFVRGQDLAGSTLGQGGAAGVGYSASYGISYLGAINGTNLQTQFEQVVDRQSETATGEFTRGSGPVISTLSGTSSINLGGNIAQTDYSVSYGPAFGTLALDTSTGSKTLEQYWHLDVTTDVAAGKNDLYSVALHEMLHALGMGASETWDDLASGNTWTGSEAIAEYGTGVNLVSGAHIASGRMSTSIEDGAVQEAAMDPTITTGTRKYMTALDLAFLRDLGYTTRAIPTFSDPGDFNGDGLVDLADYTLWRDNLGASTEAAINNNGNGGGITSSDYTLWKNNFGTSYASGSLANVQVPEPSTTSLLLLALAIAGVVGRRSAR, encoded by the coding sequence ATGCATCTCTACCTTCGGCAACTATTCCCAATGCTGCTGGTTTGTGTGTTTGCAACCTCGACGCAGGCGATTACGGTTCAGCTTGAGTTTGATACTTCGAGTCCTTTCTACACCAACTCCACCGCCCGCAATTCCATTCAGCAGGCGGCTACCGATTTGGGCTACTGGATCACCTCGCCACTTAGCCAGATCAACGAGTACTCGTGGGAACGCGACAGCACGACCATTAGCAGCCAGCAACTGAGCAGCACCTTCAATTGGCGGTTTAGCTATACGCACCCAACGCAAGGCTCCGTTAACATCACCGATACGCTTCCATCGAACACGGTGAAGTTCTTCGTCCGTGGACAAGATCTTGCAGGGAGCACGCTTGGTCAAGGCGGAGCGGCCGGCGTTGGCTACTCGGCTAGCTATGGCATTTCTTATTTGGGAGCCATCAATGGGACCAATCTCCAAACCCAGTTCGAGCAGGTCGTCGATCGGCAATCCGAAACCGCCACCGGGGAGTTCACCCGTGGGTCGGGGCCGGTGATCTCGACCCTCTCTGGAACCTCAAGCATCAACCTCGGCGGCAACATCGCCCAGACCGACTATTCCGTCTCGTATGGCCCTGCGTTTGGGACGCTCGCCCTCGACACGAGTACCGGCAGCAAGACGCTCGAGCAGTACTGGCATCTCGACGTGACGACCGACGTCGCCGCGGGCAAGAACGACCTGTACTCCGTCGCCCTGCACGAAATGCTCCACGCCCTCGGCATGGGGGCTTCCGAAACGTGGGACGACCTAGCCAGTGGAAACACCTGGACCGGCTCCGAGGCCATTGCCGAGTACGGGACCGGAGTCAATTTAGTGTCGGGCGCCCATATTGCTTCGGGCCGTATGAGCACCAGCATCGAAGACGGCGCAGTGCAAGAAGCGGCCATGGATCCCACGATCACCACCGGCACACGCAAGTACATGACCGCGCTCGACCTCGCGTTTCTCCGCGACTTGGGATACACCACCCGAGCGATTCCCACGTTCTCCGACCCCGGCGACTTCAACGGCGACGGCCTCGTCGACCTGGCCGACTACACACTTTGGCGCGACAACCTTGGAGCGTCCACCGAGGCGGCGATCAACAACAACGGCAATGGCGGCGGCATCACCTCTTCAGACTACACCCTCTGGAAGAACAACTTCGGCACTTCCTACGCGTCGGGCTCCCTGGCAAACGTCCAGGTGCCTGAACCCTCGACCACCTCGCTGCTCCTGCTGGCGCTAGCCATCGCCGGAGTGGTTGGACGCCGATCCGCCCGCTAG